One genomic window of Stieleria sp. JC731 includes the following:
- the nadD gene encoding nicotinate (nicotinamide) nucleotide adenylyltransferase — protein sequence MRLGIFGGSFDPVHLGHLWIGEAAMESLNLDRLHWIPTAEQPLKPGGAVATADQRAEMVRLAVSGRDGFVMDDREIRRQGVSYSVDTIDEIAQEFPSAELFLVIGSDSLASMQKWHQPEKLLSLVQLAVVQRGGEPPIDFSVLDRIIQPSRIELFRANVIEMPIIEISSREIRDRVRSGRTVRYRVPHAVQAFIKASRLYLDSSP from the coding sequence ATGCGTTTGGGAATTTTTGGCGGCTCATTCGACCCCGTTCATCTTGGACACCTTTGGATCGGTGAAGCAGCGATGGAGTCGTTGAACCTGGATCGACTGCACTGGATCCCGACAGCTGAGCAGCCACTCAAGCCCGGGGGGGCGGTCGCGACCGCGGATCAGCGAGCCGAAATGGTTCGATTGGCCGTCAGCGGGCGAGATGGCTTTGTGATGGACGATCGAGAGATACGTCGACAAGGTGTTAGCTACTCGGTTGATACGATCGATGAGATAGCGCAGGAGTTTCCATCTGCGGAGCTGTTTTTGGTCATCGGTAGTGATTCGCTAGCGTCGATGCAAAAATGGCATCAACCCGAAAAGCTGCTTTCGCTCGTTCAGCTTGCAGTGGTGCAGCGAGGTGGCGAGCCCCCGATCGATTTTTCGGTGCTTGACAGAATCATCCAGCCATCAAGGATCGAACTGTTTCGGGCGAACGTCATCGAGATGCCCATCATCGAAATATCAAGCCGAGAAATTCGGGACCGCGTTCGCTCGGGACGCACGGTTCGCTATCGGGTCCCGCATGCGGTGCAGGCCTTTATCAAGGCAAGCCGCTTATATTTGGATTCCTCGCCATAG
- a CDS encoding NADPH-dependent FMN reductase, translated as MILVISASLNPGSRSRLLATAAKTLLTDAHQEVAWYDLAESPLPFCDGASAYGDANVIELGKLIESADAVMIASPIYNYDVNAAIKNAVELTGKKWTGKVVAMMLAAGGAGSYMSAMGLANSLMLDFRCLIVPRFVYATGDAFEGNEISNEAIQTRLEQMVNETIRLAKALAQ; from the coding sequence ATGATTCTGGTAATCAGCGCCAGCTTGAACCCCGGAAGCCGCAGCCGATTGCTGGCGACGGCTGCAAAAACCCTGCTCACAGACGCCCACCAAGAAGTCGCCTGGTACGACCTCGCTGAATCGCCGCTTCCTTTCTGTGACGGCGCATCTGCGTACGGCGATGCCAACGTCATCGAATTGGGCAAGCTGATCGAATCTGCCGATGCCGTCATGATCGCTTCACCGATTTACAACTACGACGTCAACGCCGCGATCAAAAACGCGGTCGAACTCACTGGCAAGAAGTGGACCGGAAAAGTCGTCGCGATGATGCTGGCTGCCGGTGGCGCGGGCAGCTACATGAGCGCGATGGGACTTGCCAATAGCTTGATGCTCGATTTCCGCTGCCTGATCGTGCCAAGGTTCGTCTATGCGACTGGCGATGCCTTCGAAGGCAACGAAATTAGCAACGAAGCTATCCAAACCCGCCTCGAACAGATGGTCAACGAAACCATTCGCTTGGCAAAAGCACTCGCCCAATAA
- a CDS encoding transglutaminase-like domain-containing protein — MRRIKLLLILLSSPLLLTGLAGCDWLIPPRPQIGTSNQAETNASTGSDSSEAASLNEASASAKEASASFEGRWQLWYLHRMGRQVVGMSKLSAEEVIDANTIASGDSLVRYEREDQLIVRDHSMQYLQETVTTSTESRDANVKSLQSTLMSGFTRYAASASRHGNRLAFRFQVSGAEPTTQDVAWADGMRGPFGVEQSLRRQMMQAGETRRLEGLNSSLGAVAMFELRCTGLASVAMFDGTYQTLTEIEATTFVDGKTADEQVLWVKDDGVIEKVLHPSIPLESFRVEAVEALKEFRQPIAPVLVSAKGTYFPVTDADEGKMDVGIRTKDLGQVGYVVSKVAGRDRDDESLVPAFANQATKNVLYGQQVVVAVEPKELTDFEFDQPQPTADDLAQTKLLEIEHPSLVKLVQSDWEEASNTLSGSLIELVRNSTSGLSLVPQGPMRSAATVLKSGSGGEIDQAVFAAALLRVNQIPARVVFGYAPADNQTAAKDYTLLKLTAWVVAYVDDQWYSVNPVSLRINPADHLAIRISSADTELPYQLRDVFSDIAELEVQIRGGR, encoded by the coding sequence GTGCGCCGAATCAAACTTTTACTGATACTGCTGTCGTCCCCCCTGCTTTTGACAGGCCTGGCCGGATGCGATTGGCTGATACCGCCGCGGCCGCAGATCGGAACATCCAATCAAGCGGAAACGAATGCATCGACGGGAAGTGACAGTTCCGAAGCGGCATCGCTAAACGAAGCTTCCGCATCGGCGAAAGAAGCGTCTGCGAGCTTTGAAGGTCGATGGCAGTTGTGGTACCTGCATCGCATGGGGCGTCAGGTAGTCGGGATGAGCAAGCTTTCGGCTGAAGAAGTGATTGATGCCAATACAATCGCGTCGGGAGATTCGCTGGTTCGCTATGAACGCGAAGACCAACTGATCGTGCGTGATCATTCGATGCAGTATTTGCAGGAAACGGTAACGACGAGCACTGAATCACGCGATGCGAACGTCAAATCGTTGCAGTCGACATTGATGAGTGGCTTCACCCGTTACGCGGCTTCCGCATCGCGGCACGGCAACCGGTTGGCTTTTCGTTTTCAAGTCAGCGGTGCTGAACCGACGACCCAAGATGTGGCTTGGGCCGACGGGATGCGTGGTCCCTTCGGTGTCGAGCAATCTTTACGTCGCCAAATGATGCAGGCCGGAGAAACTCGACGGCTTGAGGGGCTTAATTCATCGCTCGGCGCTGTCGCCATGTTCGAACTTCGCTGCACCGGTCTGGCATCGGTGGCGATGTTTGACGGAACCTATCAAACGTTAACCGAAATCGAAGCGACAACCTTCGTCGATGGAAAGACAGCCGATGAGCAGGTGCTGTGGGTAAAGGATGACGGCGTGATCGAAAAGGTTTTGCATCCTTCGATCCCTCTGGAATCGTTCCGTGTCGAAGCGGTCGAGGCCTTAAAGGAGTTTCGTCAGCCGATCGCGCCAGTTCTCGTCAGCGCCAAGGGCACCTATTTTCCTGTGACGGATGCGGATGAGGGGAAAATGGATGTCGGGATCCGAACGAAGGACCTTGGACAGGTCGGCTATGTGGTGTCCAAGGTCGCCGGTCGCGATCGAGATGACGAATCGCTGGTGCCTGCCTTTGCAAACCAAGCAACGAAGAACGTCTTGTACGGACAACAGGTTGTCGTCGCTGTTGAGCCCAAGGAACTTACTGATTTTGAGTTCGATCAGCCGCAACCTACAGCAGATGATTTGGCCCAAACCAAGCTTCTCGAAATCGAGCATCCGTCGCTGGTAAAGCTCGTCCAATCTGATTGGGAAGAAGCTAGTAATACGCTGTCGGGATCGCTTATCGAACTGGTGCGAAATTCGACCAGCGGCTTGTCATTGGTTCCACAAGGTCCGATGCGTTCGGCCGCAACGGTACTGAAATCCGGTAGCGGCGGCGAAATCGACCAAGCCGTCTTCGCCGCCGCGCTGCTTCGTGTCAATCAAATTCCTGCACGCGTCGTCTTCGGATATGCTCCGGCTGATAATCAAACCGCGGCAAAGGATTACACGCTGTTGAAATTGACCGCTTGGGTCGTCGCCTATGTTGACGATCAGTGGTATTCGGTCAATCCGGTTTCACTGCGGATTAACCCTGCGGATCATCTGGCCATTCGAATTTCGTCAGCTGATACCGAATTGCCGTACCAACTGCGCGACGTCTTTAGTGACATTGCCGAACTTGAGGTGCAAATCCGCGGCGGACGTTGA
- a CDS encoding bis(5'-nucleosyl)-tetraphosphatase: MNADKNPHVDDDDFEIATPGRKVKYAAGILIVTRSTPQQFLLLRHKDRWDLPKGHRDGNESDMETALRETEEETGIAQHKVSLDPDFRFRLVYPVKYKRDGKAVEKRVTYFIGEVDEPFKPRLTEHPDFRWFDWAPPHEIQSQTIDPLLAAVAEFLQSRKG; this comes from the coding sequence ATGAACGCTGACAAAAATCCCCATGTCGATGACGACGATTTCGAAATCGCCACACCGGGACGTAAAGTCAAATACGCGGCGGGGATATTGATCGTAACACGATCCACCCCGCAACAGTTTCTGCTACTCCGCCACAAAGACCGCTGGGATCTGCCCAAGGGACATCGCGACGGCAACGAATCGGACATGGAAACGGCGCTTCGCGAAACTGAAGAAGAAACCGGAATCGCACAGCACAAGGTTTCGCTTGATCCAGATTTCCGATTCCGTTTGGTGTATCCGGTTAAGTACAAACGCGACGGCAAAGCTGTCGAAAAACGCGTGACGTATTTCATCGGCGAAGTTGACGAGCCTTTCAAGCCGCGTCTGACCGAGCATCCTGACTTTCGCTGGTTCGATTGGGCTCCACCGCACGAGATTCAATCACAAACAATCGACCCGCTGCTGGCCGCGGTTGCTGAATTCCTACAGTCGCGGAAAGGCTGA
- a CDS encoding cob(I)yrinic acid a,c-diamide adenosyltransferase: protein MKIYTKTGDAGSTGLFGGPRVGKDDIRIEAYGTIDELNAALGCVRSAGAVSGRFDQSLDEQLEHIQRELFSIGAELATPNPDQHDLRVINNQHVERIESWIDQHESGLTPLKQFILPGGSHAASILHLARAICRRAERRVVTLAASEGVTISDAVIVYLNRLSDYLFVLSREANSQAGIGDVHWTRPESPA, encoded by the coding sequence ATGAAGATCTATACCAAAACGGGGGATGCTGGAAGTACCGGGTTGTTTGGAGGTCCGAGGGTTGGGAAAGACGACATTCGGATCGAGGCTTACGGCACAATCGACGAACTCAATGCGGCGCTAGGCTGCGTTCGCTCAGCGGGGGCGGTTAGCGGGCGGTTTGACCAATCACTGGACGAGCAGCTGGAGCATATTCAGCGAGAACTTTTTTCGATCGGTGCAGAGCTCGCCACGCCGAATCCCGATCAGCATGATCTGCGGGTGATCAACAACCAGCATGTCGAACGAATCGAATCGTGGATTGATCAGCACGAGTCAGGATTGACGCCTTTGAAGCAGTTTATCTTGCCCGGTGGAAGTCATGCGGCATCGATCCTGCACCTCGCGCGGGCAATTTGCCGGCGTGCCGAACGCCGGGTTGTGACGTTGGCGGCGAGCGAAGGGGTGACAATTTCGGACGCTGTGATTGTCTATCTGAATCGTTTGAGCGACTATTTATTTGTTCTCAGTCGCGAGGCTAATTCACAGGCCGGGATCGGCGATGTCCACTGGACACGGCCCGAATCACCCGCTTAA